Proteins encoded within one genomic window of Cytophagales bacterium:
- a CDS encoding winged helix-turn-helix domain-containing protein codes for MNVKTDFTTPRKLNISHLFFVVAMILIIIAADQFELPNEILRSQKQHLELRAIGDRLLHDANDATSVVPPIQQINEHTLRLRLHQSMAINPDRLADLSIKHLNEEVALHSVIQVLDSQTEAVVYGFEIDHTQALDIPCLGRILPEANYVVEVSFYDPIPLEGNFPSLTFASASLLLTIFGFSFLKEKKPNQNQKDPEMSDGWKLDLALAQIQSKDQRIQLTEKESQIMAILFEHIEQLVTRDHLIEEVWLKHGIVTSRSLDMYISRLRKKLGPLNAFEIVNQHGKGYILKKRTTDQINGQF; via the coding sequence ATGAATGTAAAAACCGATTTTACAACTCCTAGAAAACTGAATATCAGCCACTTGTTCTTTGTAGTAGCTATGATCCTGATCATCATTGCAGCCGATCAGTTTGAACTACCCAATGAAATTCTTCGTTCGCAAAAACAACATCTGGAGTTGAGGGCTATTGGGGATAGGCTTTTACATGATGCTAATGACGCCACGTCAGTGGTTCCTCCTATTCAACAAATCAATGAACATACATTAAGGCTTCGTCTTCATCAATCCATGGCCATCAACCCAGACCGATTAGCTGATTTATCCATCAAACACTTGAATGAAGAAGTCGCTTTACATTCGGTCATCCAGGTACTTGATTCCCAAACCGAAGCAGTTGTTTATGGATTCGAAATAGATCATACCCAAGCATTGGATATTCCTTGTTTAGGAAGGATACTCCCAGAAGCTAATTATGTGGTAGAAGTAAGCTTTTATGACCCGATACCTCTTGAGGGCAACTTTCCTTCCTTGACATTTGCGAGTGCCTCTCTGCTGCTGACCATTTTCGGCTTTTCATTTTTAAAAGAGAAAAAGCCCAATCAAAACCAAAAAGACCCTGAAATGTCTGACGGTTGGAAACTGGACCTGGCATTGGCTCAGATTCAATCGAAAGATCAGCGCATTCAATTGACAGAAAAGGAGTCACAGATAATGGCCATTTTGTTCGAACATATAGAGCAATTGGTCACACGCGATCATTTGATCGAGGAAGTTTGGCTGAAGCATGGAATTGTGACAAGTAGGAGTTTGGACATGTACATTTCCAGATTGAGGAAGAAGCTAGGCCCCCTGAATGCCTTCGAAATTGTCAATCAACATGGAAAAGGATATATCTTGAAGAAACGAACTACAGACCAAATAAATGGTCAATTTTGA
- a CDS encoding antibiotic biosynthesis monooxygenase, with translation MIIRIFIAEVPLAQQAAFEVKFKAISVPLVQNYDGLISLEIGKGTKWNPLQYVMVTQWESEAHLVDFAGENWNEAHIPDEMAQFFTAFSMYQFHEMNLEEG, from the coding sequence ATGATCATTAGAATTTTTATCGCCGAAGTTCCACTAGCTCAGCAGGCAGCATTTGAAGTGAAGTTCAAAGCAATCTCAGTACCCCTCGTTCAGAATTATGACGGTCTCATTTCTCTGGAGATAGGGAAAGGAACGAAATGGAATCCCTTGCAATACGTGATGGTTACCCAGTGGGAAAGTGAAGCACATCTGGTTGATTTTGCTGGGGAAAATTGGAATGAAGCCCATATCCCAGATGAAATGGCACAATTTTTCACCGCATTTTCCATGTATCAGTTCCATGAGATGAATTTAGAGGAGGGGTGA